In the genome of Pseudomonas bubulae, one region contains:
- a CDS encoding RraA family protein translates to MNPEDQALVALFEGLDTPGVSDALDKLGLPGQCLGVMPLGNYSTVIVGPAFTVQYVPASVPAGTVGDFIEQVLPGDVVVIDNAGRTDCTVWGDIMTQYAGSRNIAATVIDGVCRDVNKALGDGYPIFSKGRFMRTGKDRVQVQSINQPVSIGTARVCARDIVVADANGVVIVPRAHAAQVAACARQIETVEAQIRTLISQGQTLASARAALGYHSLQRKA, encoded by the coding sequence ATGAACCCTGAAGATCAAGCACTGGTCGCCCTGTTTGAGGGCCTGGACACCCCGGGGGTTTCCGATGCCCTGGACAAGCTCGGCCTGCCCGGCCAATGCCTGGGCGTGATGCCGCTGGGCAACTACAGCACGGTTATTGTCGGGCCGGCATTCACGGTGCAGTACGTCCCGGCCAGCGTGCCTGCCGGGACCGTGGGCGACTTTATCGAGCAAGTTCTGCCCGGTGACGTAGTGGTGATCGACAATGCCGGGCGCACCGACTGCACCGTATGGGGCGACATCATGACCCAGTACGCCGGCAGCCGAAACATCGCTGCCACGGTTATCGACGGTGTTTGCCGTGACGTGAACAAGGCGCTGGGAGACGGTTATCCGATCTTCAGCAAGGGCCGCTTTATGCGCACCGGCAAGGACCGTGTCCAGGTGCAGTCGATCAACCAGCCCGTTTCCATTGGCACCGCCCGCGTCTGTGCCCGTGACATCGTGGTGGCCGACGCCAATGGCGTAGTGATCGTACCCCGCGCCCATGCCGCACAAGTGGCCGCCTGTGCGCGGCAGATTGAAACCGTCGAAGCGCAAATCCGTACCTTGATCAGTCAAGGCCAGACCCTTGCAAGCGCCCGCGCTGCACTGGGCTACCACAGCCTGCAGAGGAAAGCCTGA
- a CDS encoding LysR family transcriptional regulator: MINFRLIRHLWLFLAVAEEQNFGRAAKRLGMSQPPLSEQIQVLEQALKVKLFERSRRGAKLTPVGTAILPAVRKFAEQLERLELAVDEALAGQSGMLTIGAISTAMFDVLPGLIERLKEDYPHLTVSVREIDSVEAVPALEAGDIDLAFARLDGDLGDSIQSLPLLEDRLMLALPSDHPLAARTRISLASLSNEPLVMFSRKVSPVYFDNLIATCRASGFSPRVLHEVRSVASQIAFVSYGQGIALVPASLKKLAPANVVFRALSEKLNVVTTAVAWNANRSNPLIEAIIARLSAKA, from the coding sequence ATGATCAATTTCCGTCTGATCCGTCACCTCTGGCTCTTTCTGGCCGTCGCCGAAGAGCAGAACTTCGGCCGCGCCGCCAAGCGCCTAGGCATGTCCCAGCCGCCGCTGAGCGAGCAGATCCAGGTGCTGGAGCAAGCGCTCAAGGTCAAACTGTTCGAGCGCTCGCGGCGCGGTGCCAAGCTGACGCCGGTGGGGACGGCAATTCTGCCGGCCGTACGCAAGTTCGCCGAGCAGTTGGAGCGTCTGGAGCTGGCCGTGGATGAAGCGCTGGCGGGGCAGTCGGGGATGCTGACCATTGGCGCAATTTCCACGGCCATGTTTGATGTACTGCCGGGCCTGATCGAGCGGTTGAAGGAGGATTACCCGCACTTGACCGTCTCGGTGCGGGAAATTGACAGCGTCGAAGCGGTGCCGGCGCTGGAGGCGGGGGATATTGATCTGGCGTTTGCCCGTCTGGACGGTGATCTGGGGGACTCAATCCAGTCACTGCCGCTGCTGGAGGACCGCCTGATGCTGGCCCTGCCCAGTGATCACCCGCTGGCAGCGCGCACGCGCATCAGCCTGGCCAGCCTGTCCAATGAGCCTCTGGTGATGTTTTCGCGCAAGGTCAGCCCGGTGTATTTCGACAATCTGATTGCCACCTGCCGGGCAAGCGGTTTTTCCCCGCGGGTGTTGCACGAAGTGCGTTCCGTGGCCTCGCAAATCGCCTTTGTCAGCTATGGCCAGGGCATTGCGCTGGTGCCTGCGTCCTTGAAAAAGCTGGCTCCCGCCAATGTGGTATTCCGTGCACTGAGCGAAAAGCTCAACGTGGTGACCACTGCCGTGGCATGGAATGCCAATCGGTCGAACCCGCTGATAGAGGCGATCATTGCTCGTTTAAGCGCCAAGGCATGA
- a CDS encoding RraA family protein gives MSTLALPLNYHERARILGSSTLYEASHLACAVDSGIRPIWDGAFIAAPAYPLQCAPGDNLALHLALEQVPRGSVLVVGTGNFIAGYWGEVLTVAAQAAGVVGLVIDGGVRDIAALKARRFPVFARGISVRGTVKASATSVGQAFNFNGAEVAPGDLLVADDDGVIIIPKAHAARTFAEGESRADKEAHMMQALTEGRSTLELMNLTHWRHRP, from the coding sequence ATGAGCACACTCGCCCTGCCCCTGAACTACCACGAACGAGCCAGAATCCTCGGCAGTTCGACCCTGTATGAGGCATCACACCTGGCCTGTGCCGTGGACAGCGGCATCCGCCCGATCTGGGATGGCGCCTTTATCGCCGCGCCGGCGTACCCGCTGCAATGCGCTCCTGGCGATAACCTGGCCCTGCACCTGGCACTGGAACAGGTGCCCCGCGGCAGTGTGCTGGTAGTGGGTACCGGTAATTTTATTGCCGGTTACTGGGGCGAAGTCCTTACCGTAGCGGCACAGGCAGCCGGTGTGGTCGGCCTGGTCATCGACGGCGGGGTACGTGATATCGCGGCCTTGAAGGCGCGCCGGTTTCCGGTATTTGCCCGCGGCATCTCGGTCAGAGGCACCGTCAAGGCCAGCGCCACCTCGGTAGGTCAGGCTTTCAATTTCAACGGCGCAGAGGTGGCGCCGGGGGATCTGCTGGTGGCTGACGATGATGGTGTGATCATCATCCCCAAGGCACATGCCGCACGTACCTTCGCCGAAGGCGAATCCCGTGCCGACAAGGAAGCTCATATGATGCAGGCTCTGACTGAAGGCCGCTCCACGCTCGAACTGATGAACCTGACTCACTGGAGACACCGCCCATGA
- a CDS encoding TolC family protein yields MKSMPCWTQSTLRSNVLENIIVITRYYPAVFCSVMLLAGCSTHLPDVNAVKSQLALPAKWRNALPEGKDIKQTQHWWRSFQDPDLDALVERVLRNNNNLAAAAYRVKKAEAQAGIVRTNLTPGVSSGFKLSSSKELNRGSSEQKAFTSTFSLSYELDLWGRLAKARDISAWEAMATREDREHIAMQLIGTTMELYWRLAFLNESIEINDTSIASARSILELARLGESVGQEGRLQSIQAEQQLSVLLADKTGRLQQREESRNALLVLLASPMGWDDTIKIRPVPTQPSTALRSEIPAHILSQRPDMRAAELRLRAHFSNIEIQQRNLYPAVNLTAGITGGGTRELSNILRNPVGFFTADLRLPFFEFNKGKLQVEIAEATYQESIELYKKQLLDALQDVENSLSAYKQLTDEGLYLARAHESSSRAERIAEIRYRLGQSNIKEWLDQQDAKRSIELRLGKSRTDRLIAMVKFHQSIGGGCGDGCADALR; encoded by the coding sequence ATGAAGTCGATGCCTTGCTGGACGCAGTCAACACTGCGCTCCAATGTTCTTGAGAATATCATTGTGATTACTAGATATTACCCTGCTGTGTTTTGTAGCGTGATGCTGTTGGCAGGTTGTAGCACTCATCTGCCCGATGTGAACGCTGTCAAATCACAACTGGCGCTGCCTGCAAAATGGCGTAATGCATTACCTGAGGGTAAAGATATAAAGCAGACACAGCATTGGTGGCGCTCATTTCAGGACCCTGACCTGGACGCTCTGGTGGAACGTGTACTGCGCAATAATAATAACCTGGCAGCGGCTGCATACAGGGTCAAAAAGGCAGAGGCACAAGCGGGTATTGTCAGGACGAATTTAACACCAGGTGTATCAAGTGGATTCAAACTGAGCAGTAGCAAGGAACTGAACAGAGGAAGTTCGGAACAAAAGGCTTTTACCAGCACATTCTCCTTGAGCTACGAGCTGGATTTATGGGGGCGTCTTGCAAAGGCTCGCGATATCTCGGCCTGGGAAGCCATGGCGACCCGGGAGGATCGTGAGCACATCGCGATGCAACTGATCGGTACAACAATGGAGCTGTACTGGCGATTAGCGTTTTTGAATGAAAGCATTGAAATTAACGACACCAGCATTGCCAGCGCCCGTTCAATCCTTGAGCTGGCACGCCTGGGTGAATCCGTTGGGCAGGAGGGGCGTCTTCAGTCGATTCAGGCAGAGCAACAGTTAAGTGTACTGCTGGCCGATAAAACAGGGCGGCTTCAACAGCGTGAAGAAAGCCGCAATGCCTTGTTGGTTTTATTGGCGTCGCCTATGGGATGGGATGACACGATCAAGATTCGTCCAGTTCCGACTCAACCGTCTACAGCGCTACGGTCGGAGATACCTGCCCACATTCTGAGCCAGCGACCCGACATGAGGGCTGCTGAACTCAGGTTGCGCGCTCATTTCAGCAATATTGAGATCCAGCAAAGAAACCTCTATCCGGCAGTGAATCTTACGGCAGGTATCACTGGAGGAGGGACACGCGAACTGTCAAATATTCTGCGAAATCCGGTGGGTTTTTTTACGGCAGATTTACGGCTTCCGTTTTTTGAGTTCAATAAAGGCAAGTTGCAAGTTGAAATCGCCGAAGCAACGTACCAGGAGAGTATCGAGTTATACAAAAAGCAGTTGCTTGATGCACTGCAGGATGTTGAGAACTCACTGTCGGCCTATAAACAGCTCACCGATGAGGGGCTCTACCTGGCCCGTGCCCATGAATCTTCATCCCGGGCAGAGCGCATTGCTGAAATACGCTATCGCCTTGGGCAGTCGAATATAAAAGAATGGCTGGATCAACAGGATGCGAAGCGCAGTATCGAACTGCGACTGGGTAAGAGTCGCACTGATCGGTTGATTGCCATGGTCAAGTTTCATCAGTCTATCGGTGGCGGTTGCGGTGATGGATGCGCTGATGCCTTGCGATGA
- a CDS encoding RraA family protein, producing MTLKSTTDRTVLQRLAALDSNTVSDALDFLGLAGATVGLRPLWNCPPIVGRASTVLLAAKTDTVPSAHLITPVVEHINTDDRVLVIAGGIEGISCWGDILANAALAKQVRGTIIDGCSRDIDGSAAIGYPVYGRGVTMISARNRVMQIAAAVTIEVAGVNVSEDDYVIADNCGTVFVPQAHIAQVVDLGERIARRQQVMLDAVRSGRSVAEVMHDSQFEAIRTEHA from the coding sequence ATGACGCTCAAAAGCACGACCGACAGGACTGTACTCCAGCGTCTGGCGGCACTGGACAGTAATACCGTGTCCGATGCGCTGGATTTTCTTGGTCTGGCAGGGGCCACTGTGGGGCTGCGGCCGCTGTGGAACTGCCCGCCGATCGTTGGCCGTGCCAGTACCGTACTGTTGGCCGCAAAGACCGACACGGTGCCCAGCGCCCACCTGATCACCCCGGTGGTCGAACACATCAACACGGATGATCGGGTGCTGGTGATCGCCGGCGGTATCGAGGGCATCTCTTGCTGGGGCGATATCCTTGCCAATGCGGCGCTCGCCAAACAGGTGCGAGGCACCATCATTGACGGTTGCAGCCGCGATATTGATGGCAGTGCGGCAATCGGTTATCCGGTTTACGGCCGTGGCGTCACCATGATCAGTGCGCGCAATCGCGTGATGCAGATAGCGGCCGCCGTGACAATCGAAGTCGCCGGGGTCAATGTCAGCGAAGACGACTATGTGATCGCCGACAACTGCGGCACGGTGTTTGTGCCCCAGGCCCATATCGCTCAGGTCGTCGATCTTGGCGAACGTATCGCCCGGCGTCAGCAAGTCATGCTCGACGCTGTGCGCAGCGGTCGCTCCGTAGCCGAAGTCATGCATGACAGCCAGTTTGAAGCCATCCGCACGGAGCACGCCTGA
- a CDS encoding alpha/beta fold hydrolase: protein MPVPATFAHTQVPLEVEGVHLTIAALHREGELAPIVFLHGFGSSKEDYADIALRAEFAGHAFLAYDAPGCGDSGCSDLARVSIPFLQQTALQVLEHFGIERFHLVGHSMGGLTALMLAHQFPQRVLSFVDIEGNIAPEDCFLSRQIIDCPSDDPELFFTAFIERARHAPAYASALYAANLRHKVRVQAVRGIFESMVELSDNANLMGKFLGLPCPKMFMFGDQNASLSYLPHIAAHGVRLGQIPACGHFPMYSNPIAMWQHMADFYGAISG, encoded by the coding sequence GTGCCCGTACCCGCAACCTTTGCCCATACCCAAGTGCCGCTGGAGGTAGAGGGTGTGCACTTGACTATTGCCGCTCTTCACCGAGAAGGGGAACTGGCACCGATTGTCTTTCTGCATGGCTTCGGTTCGAGCAAGGAAGACTATGCCGATATCGCGCTGCGTGCGGAGTTCGCCGGGCATGCCTTTCTGGCCTACGATGCGCCGGGGTGTGGTGACAGCGGGTGCAGTGATCTTGCCCGGGTTTCCATCCCTTTTTTGCAGCAAACGGCGCTGCAAGTGCTCGAGCATTTTGGCATCGAACGCTTCCATCTGGTGGGCCATTCCATGGGCGGGTTGACCGCCCTGATGCTGGCCCATCAGTTCCCGCAGCGGGTACTCAGTTTTGTCGATATCGAAGGCAATATTGCCCCCGAGGACTGCTTTCTCAGCCGTCAGATCATCGACTGCCCGAGTGATGATCCTGAGCTGTTTTTTACGGCCTTTATCGAGCGTGCCCGCCATGCCCCGGCCTATGCCAGTGCCCTGTATGCCGCGAACCTGAGGCACAAGGTGCGTGTGCAAGCGGTGCGGGGGATTTTCGAGTCGATGGTCGAGCTGTCCGATAACGCCAACCTGATGGGCAAGTTTCTCGGCTTGCCGTGCCCGAAGATGTTTATGTTTGGCGACCAGAACGCGTCACTGTCCTACCTGCCGCATATCGCGGCTCACGGCGTACGCCTGGGGCAGATCCCGGCTTGCGGCCACTTCCCGATGTATTCCAACCCGATTGCGATGTGGCAGCACATGGCCGATTTTTATGGGGCAATTTCAGGCTAG
- a CDS encoding MacB family efflux pump subunit, which yields MECLRKIKFRTRPTKDAVKPGNLPEENLSLSAPLIQLINVSRSYFNGHSSTEALRDVNLNIRAGEMVAIVGTSGSGKSTLLNILGCLVPPSQGQYILHGRSVTRLTNNELADLRRGTFGFVFQRYHLLGHLNAEENVLSPGLYVEGEKKTLRARAQMLLSSLGLSDRLHFFPGQLSGGQQQRVSIARALMNGGDIILADEPTGALDTKSGEEVMAALCELNAKGHTVIIVTHNNDIASYAQRLIHIQDGCISSDTGNHPASSTAGPRGGPGLKPAQGSSINMLSGWVEAIKIAFSWLVRKPLHAGLTVLGIVIGIAAVSSVIALGEGARDRIVQEISALGADTIDIYSGKDWGDIYKGSNKALSESDVDYLRSLPYVDSISPVTSATATITSKNANLSAQVLGVGEAFARVRGEVFAQGTFFSSDDVKRQAQVAVIDENMRKRLFPSWEDPIGKVILVGPMPAIVIAVIKNTPSSFGEAPVLQMYMPYTTLMSRISGQSFLESIVVRVADGISNELAESNINRLLELKRGSKDFFTSSADSILRSVTSATRVLNVLSISVASISLLVGGIGLMNMMLYSVAERTYEVGVRMAFGARRRNIMQQFLSESCLLCIFGGGFGFLLALLAGEILGGLQTDFPLKFSYWSFMVAFASSTVIGLVFGYIPARNAARLDPVEALSRA from the coding sequence ATGGAATGTCTCAGGAAAATAAAGTTTCGAACTCGGCCCACGAAGGATGCCGTAAAGCCTGGCAACCTGCCAGAGGAAAACCTGAGCTTATCCGCGCCATTAATCCAATTGATAAATGTCAGCAGGAGCTATTTCAATGGTCATTCATCTACAGAGGCTTTACGAGACGTCAACCTGAATATCCGTGCAGGTGAGATGGTTGCAATTGTCGGGACATCGGGCTCGGGAAAATCGACCCTTCTCAATATTCTGGGGTGCCTTGTCCCGCCTTCGCAAGGGCAATACATCCTGCACGGGCGGAGTGTGACCCGTCTGACGAATAATGAGTTGGCAGATTTGCGCAGGGGCACTTTCGGATTCGTATTCCAGCGCTACCATTTGCTGGGCCACCTGAATGCTGAAGAAAACGTTTTGTCTCCAGGCCTTTATGTCGAAGGGGAGAAGAAAACACTGCGTGCACGCGCGCAAATGCTGTTGAGCAGTCTTGGGTTGAGTGACCGCTTGCACTTCTTTCCGGGACAGTTGTCAGGTGGGCAGCAACAGCGTGTCAGCATTGCGCGTGCACTGATGAATGGCGGCGACATCATATTGGCCGATGAGCCGACCGGTGCGCTGGATACCAAGAGCGGTGAGGAGGTGATGGCCGCCTTATGTGAACTGAATGCAAAAGGGCATACCGTCATTATTGTTACGCACAATAATGACATTGCTTCATATGCGCAGCGGCTGATTCATATTCAGGATGGCTGCATCTCTTCGGATACAGGCAATCACCCTGCCTCGTCAACGGCAGGGCCGCGAGGGGGCCCGGGGTTGAAACCTGCACAGGGCTCCTCGATAAACATGCTGTCAGGCTGGGTGGAGGCAATTAAAATTGCTTTTTCGTGGCTGGTCAGAAAGCCCTTGCATGCGGGATTGACGGTACTGGGAATCGTCATCGGCATTGCTGCGGTTTCATCGGTTATTGCCCTGGGTGAGGGGGCGCGCGACCGCATAGTTCAAGAGATCAGCGCCCTGGGTGCTGACACCATCGATATTTACTCCGGGAAGGACTGGGGTGATATCTACAAGGGTTCAAACAAAGCGCTGAGTGAATCTGATGTGGACTATCTGCGATCACTTCCCTACGTTGACAGCATCTCCCCGGTCACTTCTGCGACAGCCACCATTACATCAAAAAACGCCAACCTTTCAGCTCAGGTATTGGGTGTCGGTGAAGCGTTTGCCAGGGTGAGAGGCGAGGTATTTGCGCAAGGTACTTTTTTTTCCAGTGATGATGTTAAACGGCAGGCGCAAGTTGCAGTCATTGATGAAAATATGCGCAAAAGACTTTTCCCGAGCTGGGAGGACCCGATTGGAAAAGTCATATTGGTAGGCCCGATGCCGGCAATCGTCATAGCGGTTATCAAAAATACACCGTCTTCATTTGGTGAGGCACCTGTTCTGCAGATGTATATGCCTTATACCACGTTGATGTCACGTATTTCGGGCCAGTCATTTCTTGAGAGCATTGTAGTGCGCGTGGCTGACGGGATTTCAAACGAACTGGCCGAAAGTAATATCAATCGTCTTTTGGAACTCAAACGCGGCAGCAAAGACTTTTTCACAAGTTCTGCAGACTCAATACTCCGGTCGGTGACCAGTGCTACCAGAGTCTTGAACGTGCTGAGCATATCGGTCGCATCGATTTCTCTCCTGGTTGGAGGAATTGGCTTGATGAATATGATGCTTTACTCAGTAGCAGAGCGAACCTATGAAGTAGGCGTTCGTATGGCGTTCGGTGCCCGTCGACGAAATATCATGCAGCAGTTTCTCAGCGAATCCTGTTTGCTGTGCATATTTGGCGGTGGTTTTGGGTTTTTGCTGGCCCTGCTTGCCGGGGAAATTTTAGGCGGATTACAAACTGATTTTCCGCTTAAATTTTCTTATTGGTCGTTCATGGTAGCGTTTGCAAGTTCTACCGTTATTGGTCTTGTATTTGGTTATATACCTGCTCGAAATGCCGCCAGGCTGGATCCTGTCGAGGCTTTGTCCCGGGCGTAA
- a CDS encoding pyridoxal phosphate-dependent aminotransferase, with product MSSDIQRLNRHLASALPSATYRIIDRVAERRAQGATIISLCAGEPDFDTPEPVRDAAIRAIGQGHTRYTQVAGARSLREAVAAKFRGENGLDVGWQDTLVCNGGKQVIYNALAATLNEGDQVIIPAPYWVSYPEMVQLCGAQSCFVTCHAASGFKLTAAALAAAITPQTRWLILNSPSNPTGAVYSRDELAALADVLLAHPHVLILADDIYEHLIFDDQLFHTLAQVEPRLAARTLTMNGVSKAYAMTGWRIGFATGPRWLLQAMETLQGQQTSGAGSISQQAALAALEGPKDFIHSSRIAFQKRRDLMVDQLNSIPGLECTSPAGAFYAFACCAGLIGRTSPAGRVLSTDEDVALALLDEAGVAVVHGSAFGLGPYIRIAYALDDALLRRACEAIRRFCMVVR from the coding sequence ATGAGCAGCGATATCCAGCGGCTCAACCGGCACCTGGCAAGCGCCCTGCCCTCGGCCACCTATCGGATCATCGACCGTGTTGCAGAGCGCCGCGCCCAAGGCGCCACGATCATTTCACTGTGCGCTGGCGAACCGGACTTCGATACGCCCGAGCCTGTGCGCGACGCTGCAATCCGCGCCATAGGCCAGGGCCACACCCGCTACACCCAGGTCGCTGGCGCACGTTCACTGCGAGAAGCGGTAGCGGCCAAATTCCGTGGTGAAAACGGCCTGGATGTCGGCTGGCAGGACACCCTGGTCTGCAACGGTGGCAAACAGGTGATCTACAATGCCCTGGCCGCGACCCTCAATGAGGGAGATCAGGTCATCATCCCGGCGCCTTACTGGGTCAGTTATCCCGAGATGGTTCAGTTATGCGGCGCACAAAGCTGCTTCGTGACCTGCCACGCAGCGTCCGGTTTCAAGCTGACCGCAGCGGCACTGGCAGCGGCAATCACCCCGCAAACGCGCTGGCTGATCCTCAACTCGCCCTCCAACCCGACGGGGGCGGTGTACAGCCGCGACGAGCTGGCGGCACTGGCCGATGTGCTGCTGGCCCATCCTCATGTATTGATCCTGGCGGATGATATCTACGAACACCTGATCTTCGATGATCAGCTGTTCCATACCCTGGCCCAGGTTGAACCACGCCTGGCAGCGCGCACCCTGACCATGAACGGCGTGTCCAAGGCCTACGCCATGACCGGCTGGCGTATCGGTTTTGCCACAGGCCCGCGCTGGCTGTTGCAAGCCATGGAAACATTGCAAGGCCAGCAGACTTCGGGAGCCGGCTCAATCTCGCAGCAGGCCGCTCTCGCCGCTCTGGAAGGCCCCAAGGACTTTATCCACAGCAGCCGTATCGCGTTCCAGAAGCGCCGCGATCTGATGGTCGACCAGCTCAATAGCATACCGGGCCTTGAATGCACCAGCCCGGCAGGCGCCTTCTACGCGTTCGCCTGCTGCGCCGGACTGATCGGCCGCACCTCGCCCGCAGGCAGGGTGCTGTCCACCGATGAAGACGTGGCCCTGGCCCTGCTCGACGAAGCCGGTGTAGCCGTGGTGCATGGCAGCGCCTTTGGCCTGGGGCCCTATATCCGTATTGCCTATGCCCTGGATGACGCCTTGTTGCGCCGGGCCTGCGAGGCGATCAGGAGGTTTTGCATGGTTGTGCGTTGA
- the glcE gene encoding glycolate oxidase subunit GlcE produces the protein MRSADNVDTSALLLEQVNQALQYATPLRIQGANSKAFLGRSVPGEVLDTRGHRGIVSYDPTELVITARCGTPLMELAQVLDKAGQMLACEPPSFGAATVGGMVASGLSGPRRPWSGSLRDFVLGTRVITGHGKHLRFGGEVMKNVAGYDLSRLMAGSYGALGVITEVSLKVLPKPRQSLSISLELDTARALLRLAEWGRQPLPISAACHDGQRLHLRLEGGEGSVMAAHERLGGERLDASFWTRLNEHQLSFFDEGQPLWRLSLPNNTPELELPGEQLIDWGGAQRWLKSDAEASFIRTVVTEVGGHATCYSHGLVDSPFQPLPEALMRYQRSLKQQLDPRGIFNPGRLYAEL, from the coding sequence ATGCGCAGTGCAGACAATGTCGATACCAGCGCCCTGTTGCTGGAGCAGGTCAATCAGGCGCTGCAATACGCCACCCCGCTACGTATCCAGGGCGCCAACAGCAAAGCCTTCCTTGGCCGCAGTGTGCCCGGTGAAGTGCTCGACACCCGCGGCCATCGGGGCATTGTCAGCTATGACCCCACCGAGCTGGTGATCACCGCACGCTGCGGTACGCCTCTGATGGAGCTGGCGCAGGTGCTGGATAAAGCCGGGCAAATGCTGGCCTGCGAACCGCCCTCTTTCGGTGCCGCCACGGTCGGTGGCATGGTTGCCAGCGGCCTGTCGGGGCCGCGCCGGCCCTGGTCAGGTTCGCTCAGGGACTTTGTCCTCGGCACCCGGGTGATCACCGGGCACGGCAAGCATTTGCGTTTTGGCGGCGAAGTCATGAAAAACGTCGCTGGCTATGACCTGTCCCGATTGATGGCCGGCAGCTACGGCGCACTGGGAGTCATCACCGAAGTGTCACTCAAGGTGCTGCCCAAGCCGCGGCAATCCCTGAGTATCAGCCTGGAACTGGACACGGCGCGAGCCCTGCTGCGCCTCGCCGAATGGGGCCGGCAACCGCTGCCGATCAGCGCTGCCTGCCACGATGGCCAGCGCCTGCACCTGCGCCTGGAGGGTGGCGAAGGCTCGGTGATGGCGGCTCACGAACGCCTGGGCGGCGAGCGCCTGGACGCTTCGTTCTGGACACGGCTCAACGAACACCAATTGAGCTTCTTCGATGAGGGCCAGCCCCTCTGGCGCCTGTCCTTGCCCAACAACACCCCGGAACTTGAGCTGCCCGGTGAGCAGTTGATCGATTGGGGCGGTGCCCAGCGCTGGCTCAAGTCGGATGCTGAGGCGAGCTTTATCCGCACGGTTGTAACCGAGGTCGGCGGCCATGCCACCTGCTACAGCCACGGTCTTGTCGACAGCCCGTTCCAGCCGTTACCGGAGGCTCTGATGCGCTACCAGCGTAGCCTCAAACAACAACTCGACCCGCGGGGTATTTTCAACCCCGGGCGCCTGTACGCGGAGCTTTGA
- the glcF gene encoding glycolate oxidase subunit GlcF, which produces MQTTLSEQARQLSRAGEAERILRSCVHCGFCNATCPTYQLLGDELDGPRGRIYLIKQVLEGNQVTQKTRQHLDRCLSCRNCETTCPSGVDYHNLLDIGRAMVDAQVPRSLGQRLLRQGLRSVIPNAGRFRWLLRSGQILRPWLPARLQDKLPGQVPAPGLRPTPRHARQVLLLEGCVQPSLSPNTNAAATRVLDRLGISVIPAREAACCGAVDYHLDAQAAGLDRARRNIDAWWPGIEQGAEAIVQTASGCGAFIKEYGHLLGNDPAYAEKAAKVSALARDLVEVLRDEPLHTLGVHSNQRLAFHCPCTLQHGQKLGGAVEGILTRLGFNLTAVPDSHLCCGSAGTYSLTQPELSRQLRDNKLNALESAHPEVIVTANIGCQAHLDSAGRTPVRHWIELVEAALP; this is translated from the coding sequence ATGCAGACCACGTTGAGCGAACAGGCCCGCCAATTGTCCCGCGCCGGGGAAGCTGAGCGCATCCTGCGCAGTTGCGTGCACTGTGGTTTCTGTAACGCCACCTGTCCGACCTATCAGTTGCTCGGTGATGAACTGGACGGCCCGAGGGGGCGTATTTACCTGATCAAACAGGTACTGGAAGGCAATCAGGTGACGCAGAAAACCCGACAGCATCTGGACCGTTGCCTGTCTTGCCGCAATTGCGAAACCACCTGCCCCTCGGGCGTCGACTACCACAACCTGCTGGACATTGGCCGGGCAATGGTTGACGCCCAGGTACCCAGATCGCTCGGGCAACGCTTGCTGCGTCAAGGGCTGCGCAGCGTCATACCGAATGCGGGCCGGTTCAGGTGGCTACTGCGCAGTGGTCAGATCTTGCGCCCCTGGCTGCCCGCACGCCTGCAAGACAAACTGCCAGGCCAGGTCCCTGCGCCCGGGCTGCGACCTACCCCCCGCCATGCCCGGCAAGTCCTGCTGCTCGAAGGCTGCGTGCAACCGAGCTTGTCACCCAACACCAACGCAGCAGCTACCCGAGTGCTGGACCGATTGGGCATCAGCGTGATTCCTGCCCGAGAAGCCGCTTGCTGCGGTGCAGTGGACTACCATCTGGACGCCCAGGCCGCAGGACTTGATCGCGCCCGGCGCAATATCGATGCCTGGTGGCCGGGGATTGAACAAGGGGCCGAAGCAATCGTGCAAACCGCCAGCGGCTGCGGTGCCTTTATCAAGGAGTACGGCCACCTGCTCGGCAACGACCCGGCCTATGCCGAAAAAGCTGCCAAGGTCAGTGCGCTGGCCAGGGATCTGGTTGAAGTGCTGCGCGACGAGCCACTGCACACCCTCGGTGTGCACAGCAATCAACGGCTGGCGTTCCACTGCCCCTGCACCTTGCAGCACGGGCAAAAACTCGGCGGCGCGGTTGAAGGCATTCTCACCCGGTTGGGGTTCAACCTGACCGCGGTGCCCGACAGCCACTTGTGCTGCGGCTCGGCAGGCACTTATTCGCTGACCCAGCCCGAACTGTCCCGGCAACTGCGCGACAACAAACTCAACGCACTGGAAAGCGCGCACCCCGAGGTTATTGTCACGGCCAATATCGGCTGCCAGGCACACCTCGACAGTGCAGGCAGAACCCCGGTGCGGCACTGGATCGAGCTGGTGGAGGCGGCGTTGCCCTAG